A genomic region of Sander lucioperca isolate FBNREF2018 chromosome 6, SLUC_FBN_1.2, whole genome shotgun sequence contains the following coding sequences:
- the LOC116041610 gene encoding protein B4 isoform X2, which translates to MPPKKAAAVVAASADPPAPSSSEAPQEKKKPDAASLRKLTAHPSTAIMVKEALKELDSRKGVSFQAIQNYIKQKYPSVDLVRLKHFVRRALQKGLETGTLVRPANSNVTTVAKGKFRLAPKVKEAKPKAENVDPNVQNAAKDGVKKSKKTGTTKKKDTEEAKSPEVPPKRSKKEKEAATSEATISKAAPAKKPKAKKAAEKVDVEASDSAETQVAKTTKEAKAGNATRSKAAKAGSDAPAAKATGKRGKKTAE; encoded by the exons ATGCCTCCTAAAAaggcagcagcagtagtagcagccTCTGCTGATCCACCTGCGCCGTCCTCCAGTGAAGCCCcgcaggaaaagaaaaaa CCAGATGCTGCGTCGCTGCGCAAACTTACAGCTCATCCCTCCACAGCAATTATGGTGAAAGAAGCACTTAAAGAGTTGGACTCGCGCAAAGGGGTTTCATTCCAAGCCATACAGaattacattaaacaaaaatacCCCTCGGTGGATTTGGTAAGGCTGAAGCACTTCGTCCGTAGAGCCCTGCAAAAAGGACTGGAGACTGGTACGTTGGTGCGTCCTGCTAACTCCAATGTCACTACAGTCGCAAAGGGAAAATTTAGG CTTGCACCTAAAGTCAAGGAGGCAAAGCCCAAAGCTGAGAACGTGGATCCCAATGTGCAAAACGCAGCCAAGGATGGAGTCAAGAAGTCCAAAAAAACAG GTACCACGAAGAAGAAAGACACAGAAGAGGCCAAGTCACCAGAG GTGCCTCCCAAAAGGtctaagaaagaaaaagaggctGCTACCTCAGAGGCTACTATCTCAAAGGCTGCTCCAGCAAAGAAGCCAAAAGCTAAAAAAGCTGCAGAAAAGGTTGATGTGGAAGCCTCTGATTCAGCTGAAACTCAAGTAGCAAAGACCACCAAGGAG GCAAAGGCAGGAAATGCGACGCGGAGCAAGGCTGCTAAAGCAGGCAGCGACGCCCCTGCTGCTAAAGCAACTGGGAAACGAGGAAAGAAGACTGCAGAATAA
- the LOC116041610 gene encoding protein B4 isoform X1, with the protein MPPKKAAAVVAASADPPAPSSSEAPQEKKKDAASLRKLTAHPSTAIMVKEALKELDSRKGVSFQAIQNYIKQKYPSVDLVRLKHFVRRALQKGLETGTLVRPANSNVTTVAKGKFRLAPKVKEAKPKAENVDPNVQNAAKDGVKKSKKTGTTKKKDTEEAKSPEVPPKRSKKEKEAATSEATISKAAPAKKPKAKKAAEKVDVEASDSAETQVAKTTKEAQPRVAKTTKEAEPKVAKAGNATRSKAAKAGSDAPAAKATGKRGKKTAE; encoded by the exons ATGCCTCCTAAAAaggcagcagcagtagtagcagccTCTGCTGATCCACCTGCGCCGTCCTCCAGTGAAGCCCcgcaggaaaagaaaaaag ATGCTGCGTCGCTGCGCAAACTTACAGCTCATCCCTCCACAGCAATTATGGTGAAAGAAGCACTTAAAGAGTTGGACTCGCGCAAAGGGGTTTCATTCCAAGCCATACAGaattacattaaacaaaaatacCCCTCGGTGGATTTGGTAAGGCTGAAGCACTTCGTCCGTAGAGCCCTGCAAAAAGGACTGGAGACTGGTACGTTGGTGCGTCCTGCTAACTCCAATGTCACTACAGTCGCAAAGGGAAAATTTAGG CTTGCACCTAAAGTCAAGGAGGCAAAGCCCAAAGCTGAGAACGTGGATCCCAATGTGCAAAACGCAGCCAAGGATGGAGTCAAGAAGTCCAAAAAAACAG GTACCACGAAGAAGAAAGACACAGAAGAGGCCAAGTCACCAGAG GTGCCTCCCAAAAGGtctaagaaagaaaaagaggctGCTACCTCAGAGGCTACTATCTCAAAGGCTGCTCCAGCAAAGAAGCCAAAAGCTAAAAAAGCTGCAGAAAAGGTTGATGTGGAAGCCTCTGATTCAGCTGAAACTCAAGTAGCAAAGACCACCAAGGAGGCCCAACCTAGAGTAGCAAAGACCACCAAGGAGGCTGAACCTAAAGTAGCAAAGGCAGGAAATGCGACGCGGAGCAAGGCTGCTAAAGCAGGCAGCGACGCCCCTGCTGCTAAAGCAACTGGGAAACGAGGAAAGAAGACTGCAGAATAA